The following DNA comes from Quercus robur chromosome 1, dhQueRobu3.1, whole genome shotgun sequence.
GGAGTGGTGTTTTCGCATAATTTGCTATCTTAAGGAGCCTTATGCTTGCTTAAAAACAGATGCTTTTAGCGTGCTTGTATTCGATACTGTAATTGACATTTTTAAGGCCTATAACTAGGGGTCTTTATCTTACCAATAAAGACATTTTATATGGCAAGCTAAGCCCCTTGATGTTGTAGACTAGGGACCCTTATGCCATAAATAGGTTGTAACCAGTGTGCAGAGCTCCTGATTCTACAGGGTTTGGGAGAGGTGATTGGTAGGCAATCTTACCATACATATTGTCAATCATCTGAAATAGCATGATGGGTCATATATCCTTGTTTCATTCTCATTATGATCTATAGGCTGCATAGGTGGTACGAGTTTGCTAGTTGAAAACTGTATCTCACACCATTTTTCTTGAAGGTTGTGTGAGGCATTTAAGTTCGATTATAGTTGGAAaacaagttgaagaaaatgagataTAAATTATTGGTGCAGACTCTGGAAACTTTCTTTCCTACTTAGggattattttgtattttccaTGTTGGGACACCATTTACTTCAGAGTTTTATTCTTTCAGATATTCTCATTTAGATATCAGTTGacattttgaactttgaatttggattttattatgAGTGAGGATTTTTGGGATGGAATTGTGCCCTCATGTAATCCTTGAAGCCTTTTAAGAGTCTTTAATAATGGTTTGAGACATTACATTTTTAGTGATAATTTTCTGATGAAAAATTCCCTTAGCTTGGTGTCATTCCAAGCCCCCTCAAGCAATGAAGCTTAGGATTTACGTTCTGCGACATCTTTGATACTGCAAGCTGCATTAATGTCACTTCTTCAAGTCTTGTCACCTGCCTAGGATTGAAACATGTCCCCACCCTAGTCCCTATTAGGTGTCATGGGTAGTCACCTCATCCATAGCCATCAAGGAGAGGCCCCATTCAAATTATTCCTTGAAAGGATGAAACATGGTGTGATGTGCTTTGGGACACATCATTCTAAGTAGGCTTTGGCCCTATGACCTAGACATAATAATCAATCGATCAaattcttgtttcttttgtgggttttcagttagctcaattggtaaagtcttatcttcaaataagagatttggggtttgaATCTTGCTTACACCAAAagccaattggtgtcttggccTGATGATAAGAGCAATCATCATGGAGCAGGTGTCATGGtttgaaattctattgtatCTATTAAAAACATTTCTTGTTTCTTCACCTTTAAAGGGAAAGGGAATGGCTTACACATCATAAATCCAAAGAAATTTGGGAGATTGGAAAACAGGGAATCTGAAATATTTTCCTTAGTAGCCAAGATTCTTACCCTTCTTCTTGCTTCTTTCCTTTTGTGGTAGACTTGGGTTGGAAGGGGTTAAGTGTAAAGGAGCAAGAATATGATTGACCATAAATTGTGACATCTAGTTTGTAGAGCCAAGATCTGCCTAGAATGATGTGTCCACGTCCATTGGAATGACATCTTACCATAATTCTTCCTTGTAGGACATGAATTTAATGGGGATGAGACACCTCTCTCCTTGATGGCTATGGATGAGATGTCAACCCATGACACCTTGTAAGGACTAGGGTGGGGAACAAGTTTGAATCTTAGGCGGGTGACAAGGCTTGAAGAAATGAAATTAATGCAGCTTCCACTGTCAATAATGATCCCCTCTTGGTGATGAAgcattgatttttcaattttctattctGCTTCATATTTCCCCCAATACGTTCTGCATCATTTATAGACCATTTTTACTTCTGAATCAACTTTTGCATTCTTCTTAATCAACTTCTGTATTCAGACTTCAAATCATGTTGGTAGTCTCAATAAGAGATGTTGTATGTTACAAGTGTTTCTGTGGAGCTAGATTATGTGGACATCTGCGTACTAGCATAATTAAATCTTGGCATTGAAAGCTGCTAGCAAAAACTCTCATTGTGTAAGCGATATAGATCATGGGATAGTATTCTTTACCTAGAGGGATCGATGAGAATATTAGTTTTCTGTTAAATATTCTTAGCAGTTCTATCTTATGTCAGGACAGCAGCACCTGCTTTCACCTTTTGTTGTAACATTATGAGCATCcataatgtttaaaattttaatgagatGTCACTTCTTTTCTCAACTAGTAAATGAGAAAGTTGATAGATGGGGTTCACTCTTCATGGGTTCTTAATGGGAAAATTCATATAAAAGCATGTTCAGAATTTTCAATTCCCAGtattaattgttaaaaataaataaatctccaCTATTTAGTCGCTGATAAAAAATTATCCGGTATACATCTTTAGACTACTATTTTTTGAGATGCATACACCCCACCATCTGGGGATGGTAACACAAATTTCTTATTAGCATTTGAAACAGTTGTAGCCTTTTGAAGTGCAGTTTCTATATACCATATCGGTGACCCTCTTTGTGGATGGTAGAGTGACCATTAAGAATAAAATTGCTTGATGTTGGGTTAATAAAAGACTTTTGAATGATATAGGTTAAAGTCACTTTGTTAATAATATTCTTGAAGTCAATTTGGACATGTATCACAGCTCTGCAGACTTTGTATGCCCTGTGATATCCAATTTAGCTTTTAATGTTATAAAAAAGGAGCAACTAGattaatattttagtatttttataaGGATTGGATATACAACTATGAAATCCACTGTAGCACATTGGCAATAcctatcaaaataaattttaaaaaaggatTGGATATACAACCTGTATATTTCTTAGATTACTCCCTTGTACTTTTGTTCATTCTTTACAAAAAGTCTTTAtcacccataaaaaaaattgaaagaaaaggaaacaaaaaaggGCTTGGAAAGTAGTTCCATCGTGTCTAGTGTGGAACATTTGGAAGGAAAGAAGCATAACATTTTAGGGACAAGAGCTTTCTGTTGAGAGAATAAAGTTTgcttttgtcaatttattttcttggaTGTTACTAGAGGAATGTAGACCTTCAAATGTATGTGACCTTTTGGATTCCTTTTTTTCACAGAGTGGTTGAGTATTAAGCTGTATGCTTCAAAGGCTCTCCTTCAGTCATTGtatagtgatttttttattaatataaatgttcttatttatttcaaaaaaaaaaaaagggttggcATGCAAGACATTGTACAGTAGACCTTTGTAAAGTAAGAACATCCTGTGTTTAAAGGCTTCATATTCTGCAAACATCAGTTTGATCTCCTCTAATATTCAAAAAGAATTGTAAACTTATATATAAGCAATGGAATGCTAATTTtctatgaaaaataaaacagcTGCAACTACCCACAGGACCTTCTCATTGACTTCTATTTCCCAACATGCTTTGTTTGGATGGTTGTCTGTATACTTGCAGTTTGGTGATAATGGAAGGTGATCCCCATCCTGGAGCAATTAATGGCCGCATGTCATTTCAAAGCTTTAATCCTTCTATTGATGTGAGTATAAAGGTCATGTTACCTGAAATTTCCAATGACTATTCCCCTCCTGTGATTCTATTTTGGCTTCTGTTCTCCTCATGCAAAGCCTTGTCATGATAGAAACTGAATGAAGCAGCATCTAACCCTGTGTCTGCCACTTCTTCTGGAAGTCAAAGTGGAGGAATATCTTTGAGGTGGGTTCACTTCTCAAATTATCTTATGTTTTTGTTATTCCTACAAATATATCGTGAAAAATATATTGCCTTGATGTTGAACAACTCAATGTGAAACTTTGAGATTattgtcataaaaaaaatttaagttgctcTAAACTAAGTTGAGCAAAGTGTTGCAACATTCTGTCAATGCATGCTGCATTTCTGCTACTATTGAGGTTGTCTAACCAATCCAATAATCTGAATATTGCagtcatttattttttctatccAATAATCtgaatattgaaattttttatattatgttaGGGCTGTAATTAATAGAAACTGTAGAgccaataaaaattgaaaagaagaaTCCTTATTTGGCATGGAAGGCATAAAGCATTGTTGAGTGAAGTTGGGATTGTTTGGTCATTTCATAAAACATGTGAATAAATCAATGAATCAAAGTACCAACCATCCCTTAgctctgaaaattttaattaatattaattaactGTTCTTGTTTGCATTGGAGTTAAAAATTGTGCCAATTACTGTACCCAGTTTGCATAATGAATCAAAGTAGCAAACATCCCTtaattctgaaaattttaattaatgttgaATAATCTTGTTTGCATTGGAGTTGAAATTGTGCTGACTACTGTCCCAGTTTGTGTGATTTTATATACCTTTCTGAATGTATATGATAGTTTCTCCCCTATGTGAAAGGTTGGATAATAATATATTTCAGGAACATATTTAGTCTAAGTACTTTTCCAGTTTTGGTAAGATTGCGTATGTAGTTTTTGGGTCTGAATTTATTTGTGGATATACGTCTCATGTTACCCATTTTAGTTGGTTTACAAAAGGTAGTTTCTTACAAAGATAATAACATTTCTCATTTTGAAGAGGAGAGATGTTGATGTAGGACAAAGAGGAACAAAGCCAAATCAGATCTTGCAGATCTGGACAGTTGAGATTTTTGAATAATTTGGGTTAGGGTTTGGTGGAAAAAGACTGGAAAATAGTAAGGAACTTAGTGTTCCTAATGGCAAAAAAGAATTGTAGGATTTGGGATGAAATAAAGGGGGGAAAATCAAGATTTGGGTTGCCATTTCAAACAGTAATCCATGCAGACAAATAGATAATGAAGGATCTGAAgataaaatttattactatGTGCTTTGGCTTCCATACATGATACCTAAAGAAAACTGCATTTACAAGTGATTCTCATATGCACTGATGACACTACTGatatttttccttctatttGGATCATACAGAGAAAATGGATCATCAACGGATAGAGCAGGGAGCTCAGACACTGATAAATTAAGTTCCGAGGCCGAGGACCTTAAAAGAAAACAGTCTGAAGTAGTATCTGAAACAcagtacccaaaaaaaacaccaaaaaatgttCAAGGTAATGAACAATCATCACCGAGTAGTAGTAGTAAAGGCTCCTTCAAGAAACCAAAGGCAAAGGGTGAAAAGCTGGACTGGAGTGTTCTTAGACCATCAAAGTCTCATAAAAAACGAGGGTGAGCATATTTAACATTCACATTTACAATGGTGTGAACTTCTTTCTGACTTGCTTCGATCTCGCAAAATTTGAATCTATAGTCTCTTCTCTTGTTAATGATATTTTTCCTAGCCAGTCATTAATTTTAGAAAGCTTTTTAGGCTCCTTTCAAGCCTTTTGGAATCTGGTGTGTAATTTTTTAGGGCGTTATAGAATATTTCCACCAATGGCTACTGTCAACTTTTCAAATCTAGATGAACTGTACTATTTTGTTCCATTACATCTCTAGTGCTCaacaccaacgtattttttcacttgaacaacatatttgatGGTCAACTTAATCCATCTGGTTTTGCATTATCCATAATTTTATAGTATAGAACTTTGTTTTAGAATGTCTTAATCTTCTGCATAGCTCATTAAGATGGTTTGGAGGCAGTTTTCCTGCTTTGGATTTTGAAACCCAAATGAAGGTAGCTGGATATATATAGCTCCCTGGTATGTTGAGAGACAAGCAAGTAAAAAACTTAAGGTGGTTCTTAAATAGGCTGCTGTTTGGTGGCAATGATTGAGGTCAGTGTAAAGCTTCtacgccttttttttttttttttttttttaatctaaaataaaCTCTGATGTGTTCAAGGTCTACAGACTTTGCCACTTCCGCCACTTCTCTCCTCATACACCACTGAATGACATCAATGATGTTTTTATTCTAATGGCTACCCTTTGCATTATATATAGCGTTTAGAGCATTTGGCATCAACCTCAGTAccattttagtcaaatttggtctaaaaaaaactatatttactAGCTCATTTGTAGATAGTAGATACTCCTACATCAAATTcaatattgtatttttaaaatttattttattcattatttattactattttttctctctctactctgtgatttttttcttcatctctcttcctctcaaccTAGATCAACCCTACcattgatttttcttcttcctctgtcTCCCTTCCTCAACACAGATCGACTCTACCcactaactctctctctctctctctctctctcaacccaaaTTAACTCCTtcacaaacaaccaaaatcaacaGCAACCGTTAAAGATGGTGGTTGTAGAGGCCAAATGGCCAAAGGATGACAAATATCTCGCTGATTCAAGGTGGTGGTTGAGGCAGCCAAATGACGAGATTGAgaggtgggttttggttgtcAATGGCAATAAGAGAGAGTGGTGTTGAGAGAGGGGTCAAAgagaacaaattaaaaaaaataaacattttattttaacattggCGATGAACAATGCTCATTGAGGTATTGttcatttctaaaattttgtgtTACTTTGTTGAGTCTGATGCGAGGTGTTTTTTGGTGGATTAAGTAAACCTAAGGCTAAATATTGCATTTGACGAGCCAGATGTGAATGCGTAGGTATTTCTATTGCACGTGACATATCTTGCATTGAGAAATAATCTAATGTAAGAAAATGAGATTTACATACCAGTATATTAAATTTAGAGATACAAATTTATTCTATATTGCATAGTCATTGGTTTTAATAAAAGAATGTTAATAATATGAAAgtgatggtttttattttttatttttttatgaaatatatGAAAATGATATTACTCAAATTATAACTTCTCAAGATAATAATTGcaaaaaagattataaaaaattgtattctaAGCTGAAACCTAAGAATGGTTCCTGATGCAATTTCAATGAAGGCATGATTTCGATGAGGGCATGAAGCTTGCTTATCTAATAATTGTCATATTTTGATAGTTATCAGCCAGGGGAAAGAGAAAGACTATCTTTAGAATATAATATATCCCACTCCTGTATGGATACCAAGGTATCAACAAAATGAGAAAcgaatataatattaataactcttattaataTGTTGTAACTTTATTatcacgccccaaacccaagAGCTAGGCACGTGACAACAGCTAATAAAGTTCGCACTCTATAAGTGTGAAAAACCTTCTTAATAACtaaaaatttatcctcaaaagaaaatttcatcaataaatcCAAAAATGTCTTCAATAATGCAATTCTCAAAATATCtccaaaataataatcttccaacatcacaaagaaaaataaactaaatcttTTGAGACTATTGTCTTAACAAAAGACAATATTAAACATAAAAGTCCAAATCTTATTTCAATGATTCCTAAACTTCACTCATATGCATCTCTCAGTGGAAGCCCAAACACATGCTACTCTTCCCGATCAAAATTTGAAAGGGGAAAGAGGGagtgagttgacaactcaataagtaccCCAAATCCTAATAAGTTCTACTAAGCAAATAGATctgtaaaataataagttgtacATAGATCGAATATTTTAATCTTATAAATATATCATAGGtggattagaaaataattagttttccatatatcaaaacTATAATttacaataggttccaaaaacacataagcaATTTCAAGGACTTGAATCagttcaaatattcaaacataattcatattcttaacaatcctTATGACTATGATCACGCTATATCCCCTAAGCATTAGATTCAAATGAAACTACTTTCATGCTAATGTATATTCCACATTAGCTGAGTCCAGAAATATGATAAGCTTGTGATGCCCCAAATAGAACTAGTTTTAGTACTAATGAATAACCCTCATTAGTTGGGTATTAGAGTAGCAATGAAATACCCCCATTGGTTGGTTATTAGAGTCAAACATAGTCAGATTgttcaaaatcatatatatcaaatcaCAGTTCAAACAATAATATATctcattcaaatacataaatatatataaaattatatattcggtaatcaaatatattagtgataattatttattctttactttaaatcaatgtagctaaaacaattaaataaaattgtaacaattataaagaaattttagtagttaaaatataatagtataagcaaaataaaacaaattaggATAAAGTTACTTACTTCAGCTAGCTCACCACAAAAGAACTTCTCTCTAACACTTCCTCTAAAATCCttaaatatcacttaaataattttCAGGCATcatttactcaataatcaaataattaagaaaaacttATAAT
Coding sequences within:
- the LOC126729578 gene encoding uncharacterized protein LOC126729578 isoform X1, translating into MAKREISSTLRNLKFMQRAAQREENTKKEEEVKLVGNFSSPSIVNRKCLVIMEGDPHPGAINGRMSFQSFNPSIDKLNEAASNPVSATSSGSQSGGISLRENGSSTDRAGSSDTDKLSSEAEDLKRKQSEVVSETQYPKKTPKNVQGNEQSSPSSSSKGSFKKPKAKGEKLDWSVLRPSKSHKKRG